The Haloferax sp. Atlit-12N genome window below encodes:
- the pdxS gene encoding pyridoxal 5'-phosphate synthase lyase subunit PdxS, producing MPEETDLEELRRGTELVKRGFAQMQKGGVIMDVVDAEQAKIAEEAGAVAVMALEAVPADIRKRGGVSRMADPETVKEIIDAVSIPVMGKARIGHYTEAQILESIGVDMIDESEVLTPADNDYHIDKREFTSPFVCGARNLPEALRRINEGAAMIRTKGEAGTGDVNQAVTHQRTIKHQIRSLTGLNFDEREKWAREHEAPAELVHETAEMGRLPVVNFAAGGIATPADAALMMYHECDGIFVGSGIFGAEDPEQMGEAIVEAVNNWDDPDTLADIASGIGKGMKGEANVGMADEDKLQGRGV from the coding sequence ATGCCAGAGGAGACCGACCTGGAGGAGCTTCGGCGCGGGACCGAACTCGTCAAGCGCGGGTTCGCCCAGATGCAGAAGGGTGGCGTCATCATGGACGTCGTCGACGCAGAGCAAGCGAAAATCGCGGAGGAAGCCGGCGCGGTCGCCGTCATGGCGCTCGAAGCCGTCCCGGCCGACATCCGCAAGCGCGGCGGGGTCTCCCGGATGGCCGACCCCGAGACGGTCAAGGAGATTATCGACGCCGTCTCCATCCCGGTGATGGGGAAGGCCCGTATCGGCCACTACACCGAGGCGCAGATTCTCGAATCCATCGGCGTCGACATGATCGACGAGAGCGAGGTGCTCACCCCGGCGGACAACGACTACCACATCGACAAGCGCGAGTTCACCTCGCCGTTCGTCTGCGGCGCGCGCAACCTCCCCGAGGCGCTCCGCCGCATCAACGAGGGCGCGGCGATGATTCGCACCAAGGGCGAGGCCGGCACCGGCGACGTGAACCAGGCGGTCACGCACCAGCGCACCATCAAACACCAGATTCGCAGCCTGACGGGACTCAACTTCGACGAGCGCGAGAAGTGGGCCCGCGAGCACGAAGCGCCCGCCGAACTCGTCCACGAGACGGCCGAGATGGGCCGCCTGCCCGTCGTCAACTTCGCGGCCGGCGGCATCGCCACGCCCGCGGACGCCGCGCTCATGATGTACCACGAGTGCGACGGTATCTTCGTGGGATCCGGCATCTTCGGCGCGGAGGACCCAGAACAGATGGGCGAGGCCATCGTCGAGGCCGTCAACAACTGGGACGACCCCGACACGCTCGCCGACATCGCCTCCGGCATCGGCAAGGGCATGAAAGGCGAGGCGAACGTCGGCATGGCCGACGAGGACAAGCTGCAGGGCCGCGGCGTCTAA
- a CDS encoding NAD(P)/FAD-dependent oxidoreductase: protein MIGIVGGGIAGLAAAYRLQNGGHDVRVFEAADSLGGLAATYDTKGDDIEKFYHHLSKSEETIVELAAELGLEDDLEWRIGKNAYYVDGIVHPLDTAWQIAAYPHMSLYDKFRLGMLTLGVDVRGGIPDFDAYEELAEYEHTPIEEFVVEHTTRGVYDNFVDPLLDGKFGERKHDVSASWFLGRVRFRGERDLLRGEKLGYFDGGFAPFIDALVEAVGREYIETGARVTELDTDGEAVSTLTVDTDDGTETHEVESVVVATMPNVLEDLTGFPCDIDFQGAVCGLATMSESLMDTYWLNIAHDAPFGSLIEHTNFVPKERYGGDHLLYVASYVQGPHEELWQMSDEEVEDAWFDEIADMFPEFDRSAIEEFEIARNPRAGPVYERGYLDLVVPYDLGDDVAEGVYYAGMASEAQYPERSLNGGIVAGYEVADRIDRSL, encoded by the coding sequence ATGATAGGCATCGTCGGCGGCGGCATCGCGGGCCTCGCCGCGGCGTACCGACTCCAGAACGGGGGTCACGACGTTCGAGTCTTCGAGGCGGCCGACTCTCTCGGCGGCCTCGCCGCAACCTACGACACGAAGGGCGACGACATCGAGAAGTTCTACCACCACCTCTCGAAGTCCGAAGAGACTATCGTCGAACTCGCCGCGGAACTCGGCCTCGAAGACGACTTGGAGTGGCGCATCGGCAAGAACGCCTACTACGTCGACGGCATCGTCCACCCCCTCGACACCGCGTGGCAAATCGCCGCCTACCCCCACATGAGCCTCTACGACAAGTTCCGCCTCGGCATGCTCACCCTCGGCGTCGACGTGCGCGGGGGAATCCCCGACTTCGACGCGTACGAGGAACTCGCGGAGTACGAACACACCCCCATCGAGGAGTTCGTCGTCGAGCACACCACCCGCGGCGTCTACGACAACTTCGTCGACCCGTTGCTCGACGGCAAGTTCGGCGAGCGCAAACACGACGTGTCGGCGTCGTGGTTCCTCGGCCGCGTGCGCTTCCGCGGCGAACGCGACCTGCTGCGCGGCGAGAAACTCGGCTACTTCGACGGCGGCTTCGCGCCCTTCATCGACGCGTTGGTCGAGGCAGTCGGCCGCGAGTACATCGAGACCGGCGCGCGCGTGACCGAACTCGACACCGACGGCGAGGCGGTCTCGACGCTGACCGTCGACACCGACGACGGGACCGAAACCCACGAGGTCGAGTCGGTCGTCGTGGCGACGATGCCGAACGTGCTCGAAGACCTCACGGGCTTCCCCTGCGACATCGACTTCCAAGGCGCGGTCTGCGGACTGGCGACCATGTCGGAGTCGCTGATGGACACCTACTGGCTCAACATCGCCCACGACGCGCCGTTCGGGTCTCTCATCGAGCACACGAACTTCGTCCCGAAAGAGCGCTACGGCGGCGACCACCTGCTGTACGTCGCGAGCTACGTCCAGGGGCCGCACGAAGAGCTCTGGCAGATGAGCGACGAGGAGGTCGAAGACGCGTGGTTCGACGAGATAGCGGACATGTTCCCCGAGTTCGACCGCTCGGCAATCGAGGAGTTCGAAATCGCACGTAACCCGCGGGCGGGGCCGGTGTACGAACGAGGCTACCTCGACCTCGTGGTGCCGTACGATCTCGGCGACGACGTGGCCGAGGGAGTCTACTACGCGGGGATGGCGTCGGAAGCGCAGTATCCCGAACGGTCGCTCAACGGCGGCATCGTCGCCGGCTACGAGGTCGCTGACCGCATCGACCGCAGCCTGTAG
- a CDS encoding universal stress protein: protein MERALVVVSPEERSQRILREAGELAAGSGAELIVLTVLPDEEFERTRSALASVGSSDVVYGIDQAIESATRRAKGVAREAFEGLDLDYRIVADIGPEADTILETARWEGCDHLFISGRRRSPAGKLISRDLTQSVMLNFDGPVTVLLGEESSEDAKENEKGKSGLLA, encoded by the coding sequence ATGGAACGAGCACTCGTCGTCGTCTCCCCCGAAGAACGGTCGCAGCGAATCCTCCGCGAGGCCGGCGAACTGGCCGCCGGCAGCGGCGCGGAACTCATCGTCCTCACCGTCCTCCCGGACGAGGAGTTCGAACGGACCCGCTCGGCGCTCGCCAGCGTCGGCTCCTCTGACGTCGTCTACGGCATCGACCAGGCCATCGAGTCGGCCACCCGTCGCGCCAAGGGCGTCGCCCGCGAGGCGTTCGAGGGACTGGACCTCGACTACCGCATCGTCGCCGACATCGGCCCCGAGGCCGACACCATCCTCGAAACGGCCCGCTGGGAGGGCTGCGACCATCTCTTCATCTCCGGTCGCCGCCGCTCGCCCGCCGGCAAGCTCATCTCCCGCGACCTGACGCAGTCGGTCATGCTCAACTTCGACGGTCCGGTTACCGTCCTCCTCGGCGAGGAATCGTCCGAGGACGCGAAGGAGAACGAGAAGGGGAAGTCGGGACTCCTCGCCTGA
- a CDS encoding DUF4242 domain-containing protein, which produces MPLYMDVHRNVKGSAKDVAEAHRADLETQGKYGVNYKHYWVDETDGAVFCLFEAPNKEAGAKVHEEAHGLVADEIFEVQQGE; this is translated from the coding sequence ATGCCGCTATACATGGACGTACACCGGAACGTAAAGGGGAGTGCGAAAGACGTCGCTGAAGCCCACCGCGCCGACCTCGAGACGCAGGGCAAGTACGGGGTGAACTACAAACACTACTGGGTCGACGAGACGGACGGCGCGGTCTTCTGCCTCTTCGAGGCACCGAACAAGGAGGCCGGAGCGAAAGTCCACGAAGAGGCCCACGGCCTCGTCGCCGACGAGATATTCGAAGTGCAGCAAGGCGAGTAA
- a CDS encoding histidine kinase N-terminal 7TM domain-containing protein, with amino-acid sequence MHGAPYWQATPYTIPIGVGAVIFVVLAAYLFRRRTARRLVPGATLGAVLLFASGFWMGTYALELSVTDFSAKVLLNQLGYFGIAPLPLLWFAYVVRHAGVKLESRVAWAALGSVPVAVVALVLTNPWHGLIWTDLWLNADHGFVVLVNEHGVAFAGFIVYAYVLILLGCGALVQTSFRSDGVYRKQTLGLLGGGLIPAVGGLVYVTGLSPTPGLNIPVLAFSVASGAVAWSVFRHRLFTLVPVAWESAVESMHDAALVLDDDGRVIDVNPAGEQFLSLPLSDAYGQSVVRVLPAELVDALDGVPESDAEVETTVPTDDGERALLVETTPLGDKANMTGTLVLVRDVTEQVERERRLERQNERLDEFASVVSHDLRNPLTVARGYLELAAETSDDEYFERIEDAHDRMEDIIEDLLTLAREGETLTDVTPVALRTVAQEAWDSTIVGDTTLDVRVDRTIAADRGRLRQLFENLFRNSVEHGSTGNQTASGDAVEHGGEDDDALTVTIGALDDGFYVEDDGSGIPESERADVFERGYTTHENGTGFGLPIVKTIADAHGWSVSLGESDAGGARFEFTGVESDPDPANAEQSTSD; translated from the coding sequence ATGCACGGCGCTCCGTACTGGCAGGCGACACCATACACGATCCCCATCGGGGTCGGTGCGGTCATCTTCGTCGTTCTCGCCGCCTACCTCTTTCGCCGCCGGACGGCGCGCCGACTCGTCCCCGGTGCGACCCTCGGCGCGGTTCTGTTGTTCGCGTCTGGATTCTGGATGGGAACGTACGCGCTCGAACTGTCCGTCACGGACTTCTCGGCGAAAGTGCTGTTGAACCAACTCGGCTACTTCGGCATCGCGCCGCTCCCGCTCCTGTGGTTCGCCTACGTGGTGCGCCACGCGGGCGTGAAACTGGAGTCCCGAGTCGCGTGGGCGGCGCTCGGGTCCGTGCCGGTCGCCGTCGTCGCGCTCGTGCTGACGAACCCGTGGCACGGCCTCATCTGGACCGACCTCTGGCTCAACGCCGACCACGGGTTCGTCGTCCTCGTGAACGAACACGGGGTCGCGTTCGCCGGCTTCATCGTCTACGCCTACGTGCTCATCCTGCTCGGCTGTGGTGCGCTCGTCCAGACGTCCTTTCGGTCCGACGGCGTGTACCGGAAACAGACGCTCGGCCTCCTCGGCGGCGGCCTGATCCCCGCGGTCGGAGGTCTGGTGTACGTCACCGGGTTGAGTCCGACCCCGGGACTCAACATCCCTGTGCTGGCCTTTTCGGTCGCCTCGGGGGCGGTCGCCTGGAGCGTCTTCCGACACCGCCTGTTCACGCTCGTCCCCGTCGCGTGGGAGTCGGCCGTCGAGTCGATGCACGACGCCGCGCTCGTCCTCGACGACGACGGGCGCGTCATCGACGTCAACCCCGCGGGCGAGCAGTTCCTCTCGCTTCCCCTCTCGGACGCCTACGGACAGTCCGTCGTGCGCGTTCTCCCCGCGGAACTCGTCGACGCGCTCGACGGCGTTCCGGAGTCCGATGCGGAGGTGGAGACGACGGTCCCGACGGACGACGGCGAGCGCGCCCTCCTCGTGGAGACAACGCCGCTGGGCGACAAAGCGAACATGACGGGGACGCTCGTCCTCGTCCGCGACGTGACGGAACAGGTCGAACGCGAGCGGCGGCTCGAACGCCAGAACGAGCGGCTCGACGAGTTCGCGTCGGTGGTCTCCCACGACCTGCGGAACCCGCTCACCGTCGCCCGCGGCTACCTCGAACTCGCGGCCGAGACCAGCGACGACGAGTACTTCGAGCGAATCGAGGACGCCCACGACCGGATGGAGGACATCATCGAGGACCTGCTCACGCTGGCCCGCGAGGGCGAGACGCTCACCGACGTGACGCCGGTCGCCCTGCGGACGGTCGCACAGGAGGCGTGGGACAGCACTATCGTCGGCGACACGACGCTCGACGTTCGGGTCGACCGGACCATCGCCGCCGACCGAGGTCGACTCCGGCAACTGTTCGAGAACCTGTTTCGGAACTCTGTAGAACACGGTTCTACAGGCAATCAGACTGCGTCTGGTGACGCCGTCGAGCACGGCGGCGAAGACGACGACGCGCTCACCGTCACCATCGGCGCGCTCGACGACGGCTTCTACGTCGAAGACGACGGGTCGGGCATTCCGGAGTCCGAGCGAGCGGACGTGTTCGAGCGGGGCTACACGACCCACGAGAACGGGACCGGCTTCGGCCTGCCCATCGTCAAGACGATTGCGGACGCCCACGGTTGGTCGGTCAGCCTCGGCGAGTCGGACGCCGGCGGGGCGCGGTTCGAGTTCACCGGCGTCGAGAGCGACCCCGACCCCGCGAACGCGGAACAGTCGACGAGCGACTGA
- a CDS encoding winged helix-turn-helix domain-containing protein, translating into MSDSASVREDSVLECDDCISPAEAFGIVADETRLTILEALWESPDRPVPFSELRRRVGVDDSARFNYHLGKLRGQFVRKTDDGYDFRHAGEKVVRAVLAGTFNEDPVLPAFSAPGSCVACGGSLEADYGDEKLTISCADCARTHAHEEFPPGGLEGRTTEALLSAFDQRVRHLHCLAADGVCPECGGTTSTSLSRDADPFDLDVVVTHRCAQCAYEAVSPVGLVLLDESTVLGFLSSRGEDVCGTPFWRFPWVVGDDALTVVSEEPWRVRVRIEHGDEALVVDLDDELSVVDSAVEAVEKIA; encoded by the coding sequence ATGAGCGACTCCGCATCCGTCCGCGAGGACTCGGTCCTCGAATGCGACGACTGCATCTCCCCGGCCGAGGCGTTCGGTATCGTCGCCGACGAGACCCGACTCACCATCCTCGAAGCGCTCTGGGAGTCACCCGACCGACCCGTCCCCTTCTCCGAACTCCGCCGACGGGTCGGCGTCGACGACAGCGCGCGGTTCAACTACCACCTCGGAAAGCTCCGCGGTCAGTTCGTCCGCAAGACCGACGACGGCTACGACTTCCGCCACGCCGGCGAGAAGGTCGTCCGCGCCGTGCTCGCGGGGACGTTCAACGAAGACCCCGTCCTCCCGGCGTTCTCGGCACCCGGTTCCTGTGTCGCCTGCGGCGGGTCGCTCGAAGCCGACTACGGCGACGAGAAACTCACCATCTCCTGTGCGGACTGCGCGCGGACCCACGCCCACGAGGAGTTCCCGCCCGGAGGCCTCGAAGGCCGCACCACCGAGGCGCTTCTGTCCGCGTTCGACCAGCGCGTGCGACACCTCCACTGCCTCGCTGCCGACGGCGTCTGCCCCGAGTGCGGCGGGACGACGAGCACCTCGCTGTCCCGCGACGCAGACCCGTTCGACCTCGACGTGGTCGTGACCCACCGCTGTGCCCAGTGCGCTTACGAGGCCGTCTCGCCCGTGGGACTGGTCCTGCTCGACGAGTCGACGGTCCTCGGCTTCCTCTCCTCGCGGGGCGAAGACGTGTGCGGGACGCCGTTTTGGCGGTTCCCCTGGGTCGTCGGCGACGACGCGCTCACGGTCGTCTCCGAGGAGCCGTGGCGCGTCCGCGTCCGCATCGAACACGGGGACGAGGCCCTCGTCGTCGACCTCGACGACGAACTCTCGGTCGTCGACTCCGCGGTCGAAGCTGTCGAGAAGATTGCATAA
- a CDS encoding DUF1405 domain-containing protein — translation MDTATRLRRLLDDPRRLFADDDLPAGTDLPRWLAPLPEWLENFGLNIAWLVVVINLVGTAFGFWYYGYQFSIEPTVMWPFVPDSPVATLFIALSLALWKLGRSNEYVNALAFFGCLKLGLWTPYVLLVFKSDFSYLHWAMYNFLFWSHLAMVVEAFLIQRYAEFPSLAVLVAVGWYALNDLVDYFVPIVGTPHHTLIPAEPIVDGVVQHVSPAHEYAAAGAVLLTVAATYLALTTRVAKLERGGID, via the coding sequence ATGGACACGGCGACCCGACTGCGCCGACTGCTCGACGACCCCCGCCGACTCTTCGCCGACGACGACCTCCCGGCGGGAACCGACCTCCCGCGGTGGCTCGCACCCCTGCCGGAGTGGCTGGAGAACTTCGGCCTCAACATCGCGTGGCTCGTGGTCGTCATCAACCTCGTCGGGACCGCCTTCGGCTTCTGGTACTACGGCTACCAGTTCAGCATCGAGCCGACCGTGATGTGGCCGTTCGTCCCCGACAGCCCCGTCGCCACGCTGTTCATCGCGCTGTCGCTCGCGCTCTGGAAACTCGGGCGGTCCAACGAGTACGTCAACGCCCTCGCGTTCTTCGGCTGTCTCAAACTCGGGCTGTGGACGCCGTACGTCCTCCTCGTGTTCAAAAGCGACTTCTCGTACCTCCACTGGGCGATGTACAACTTCCTCTTCTGGAGCCACCTCGCCATGGTCGTCGAGGCGTTTCTCATCCAGCGGTACGCCGAGTTCCCGTCTCTCGCCGTCCTCGTCGCGGTCGGCTGGTACGCCCTCAACGACCTCGTGGACTACTTCGTTCCCATCGTGGGCACGCCGCACCACACCCTCATCCCGGCCGAGCCAATCGTCGACGGGGTCGTCCAGCACGTCTCGCCCGCCCACGAGTACGCCGCGGCGGGCGCGGTCCTCCTGACGGTCGCGGCGACGTACCTCGCGCTCACGACGCGGGTCGCGAAGCTCGAACGTGGCGGCATCGACTGA
- a CDS encoding homoserine kinase encodes MVTVRAPATSANLGSGFDVFGVALDRPADIVHVERADRTTIEVTGVGSQYIPTDPDRNVVGAVAEALDAPAHIRIDKGVRPSSGLGSSAASSAAAAVALNELYDRGLSREELVPVAAEGEAVVSGEAHADNVAPALLGGFTVATDEGVTTVDADIPLVACLPEIAVSTRDARRVVPSDASIEDMVHTVGRAATLAVGMCRRDADLVGAGMDDRVVTPARAELINGYHAVREAALDAGASGVTVSGAGPSVLGVCQAADRTRVAAAMLEAFDEADVAARAYKTRVGRGAEVFEL; translated from the coding sequence ATGGTTACGGTCCGCGCACCCGCCACGAGCGCCAACCTCGGAAGTGGGTTCGATGTTTTCGGCGTGGCTCTCGACCGCCCCGCCGACATCGTTCACGTCGAACGGGCGGACCGGACGACAATCGAAGTGACCGGCGTCGGCAGCCAGTACATCCCGACCGACCCCGACCGGAACGTCGTCGGCGCGGTCGCGGAGGCGCTCGACGCCCCCGCGCACATCCGCATCGACAAGGGCGTCCGCCCGTCGTCCGGACTCGGCTCGTCGGCGGCGAGCTCGGCCGCCGCCGCCGTCGCGCTGAACGAGCTGTACGACCGCGGCCTCTCCCGCGAGGAACTCGTCCCCGTCGCCGCCGAGGGCGAGGCGGTCGTCTCCGGCGAGGCCCACGCCGACAACGTCGCGCCCGCGCTCCTCGGCGGCTTCACCGTCGCGACCGACGAGGGCGTCACGACCGTCGACGCCGACATCCCGCTCGTCGCCTGCCTCCCCGAAATCGCGGTCTCGACCCGCGACGCCCGGCGGGTCGTCCCGAGCGACGCCAGCATCGAGGACATGGTCCACACGGTCGGCCGGGCGGCGACCCTCGCGGTCGGGATGTGCCGCCGCGACGCCGACCTCGTCGGCGCGGGGATGGACGACCGCGTCGTCACGCCCGCGCGGGCAGAACTCATCAACGGCTACCACGCGGTCCGCGAGGCCGCCCTCGACGCGGGCGCGTCCGGGGTCACCGTCTCGGGTGCCGGTCCCTCGGTCCTCGGCGTCTGCCAAGCGGCCGACCGTACCCGCGTCGCCGCCGCGATGCTCGAGGCGTTCGACGAGGCGGACGTGGCCGCCCGAGCCTACAAGACGCGGGTCGGTCGTGGGGCGGAAGTATTCGAACTCTGA
- a CDS encoding MATE family efflux transporter, with product MSAKAKDVNLVDGDLVKPMLVLSLPLVLSQIMQVAYNLADTFWVGRVGSEAVSALSFSWPLVFLMISFGGGFTVAGTVLVAQNKGAGNHGAVDRAAGQTLGFVILLSAGFALIGYLLTPILLPLIGTTPGTEVHQLAVDYTRTIFLGVAFMFGFFIFQALLRGWGDTKTPMYLMALGVVINVFLDPFLILGFNGNPLFGYLGLEGLGQSLFAATGFTGFGVQGAAIATVFSRGVGALVGFWLLLSGRVGISLSPRDLIPEREMVERIVRIGAPSSIEQSTRALGVTALTALVAYAAVNAGGASTETAVAAFGIGNRLNSLVFLPAIGLAQGTSTVVGQNLGADQAERAERAVFWGIGIIVTALVFVSAAAYLFAEPIVAVFIPGEEAVIAIGVDYLRIIGPTFLFLGAFNVVNGGFRGSGSTRTAMVFSLISLWVLRIPASFVLVEFFSMGPTGIWYGIAFSNVGVALLAFAWFTRGTWKNSVVDVGPRVPSDD from the coding sequence ATGAGCGCGAAGGCCAAGGACGTCAACCTCGTCGACGGCGACCTCGTCAAGCCGATGTTGGTGCTGTCGCTCCCGCTCGTCCTCTCGCAGATTATGCAGGTGGCGTACAACCTCGCCGACACCTTCTGGGTCGGCCGCGTCGGCTCCGAGGCCGTCTCGGCGCTGTCGTTTTCGTGGCCGCTCGTCTTCCTCATGATTTCGTTCGGCGGCGGCTTCACCGTCGCCGGGACGGTCCTCGTCGCCCAGAACAAGGGCGCGGGCAACCACGGCGCGGTCGACCGCGCCGCCGGCCAGACCCTCGGATTCGTCATCCTGCTTTCGGCCGGGTTCGCGCTCATCGGCTATCTGCTGACGCCGATACTGCTCCCGCTCATCGGGACGACGCCCGGCACTGAAGTCCACCAGTTGGCGGTCGACTACACGCGCACCATCTTCCTCGGCGTCGCGTTCATGTTCGGCTTCTTCATCTTCCAGGCGCTACTCCGCGGGTGGGGCGACACCAAGACGCCGATGTACCTGATGGCGCTCGGCGTCGTCATCAACGTCTTTCTCGACCCGTTCCTTATCCTCGGATTCAACGGGAACCCGCTGTTCGGCTACCTCGGTCTCGAAGGCCTCGGACAGTCGCTGTTCGCCGCGACCGGCTTCACCGGTTTCGGCGTGCAGGGCGCGGCCATCGCCACGGTGTTCTCCCGCGGCGTCGGCGCGCTCGTCGGCTTCTGGCTCCTGCTCTCTGGGCGGGTCGGCATCAGCCTCTCGCCGCGCGACCTGATTCCGGAGCGCGAGATGGTCGAGCGCATCGTCCGCATCGGCGCGCCGTCGAGCATCGAGCAGTCCACCCGCGCGCTCGGCGTGACCGCCCTCACGGCGCTCGTCGCCTACGCCGCCGTCAACGCCGGCGGGGCCAGCACCGAGACTGCGGTCGCCGCGTTCGGTATCGGTAACCGCCTCAACTCGCTGGTCTTCCTGCCGGCCATCGGCCTCGCGCAGGGGACCTCGACCGTCGTCGGCCAGAACCTCGGCGCTGACCAGGCCGAGCGCGCCGAACGCGCGGTGTTCTGGGGAATCGGCATCATCGTCACCGCGCTGGTGTTCGTCTCCGCCGCCGCCTACCTGTTCGCCGAACCCATCGTCGCGGTGTTCATCCCCGGCGAGGAGGCGGTCATCGCCATCGGCGTGGACTATCTGCGCATCATCGGCCCGACGTTCCTGTTCCTCGGGGCGTTCAACGTCGTCAATGGGGGCTTCCGCGGGAGCGGGTCCACCCGGACCGCGATGGTGTTCTCGCTCATCTCGCTGTGGGTGCTGCGCATCCCGGCGTCGTTCGTGCTCGTGGAGTTCTTCTCCATGGGCCCGACCGGCATCTGGTACGGCATCGCCTTCTCGAACGTCGGGGTGGCGCTGCTCGCGTTCGCGTGGTTCACCCGCGGGACGTGGAAAAACAGCGTCGTCGACGTCGGCCCCCGCGTGCCGTCCGACGACTGA
- a CDS encoding DUF6149 family protein: MVFRCIRPEANDEMKIRQNIRHFATKKALTMPVIGDIATEKMVDLHVRIFGERADPDRREEREAHMAAFFECTFDTYLAALDAGYPEAEAREITHVQANFDFYNHGWTEMMEIPVDEIEAHYERYEEFFERHGIDIAEPLGEFRTIDIPDAPATLDKLDDPDHPHAEGGFADDVYVEDDSGEVGVGGADEPEDVDVSAAPGMQDVDSTDEKTA; the protein is encoded by the coding sequence GTGGTCTTTAGGTGTATCCGACCCGAAGCGAACGACGAAATGAAGATTCGCCAGAACATCCGCCACTTCGCGACGAAGAAGGCCCTCACCATGCCGGTCATCGGCGACATCGCCACCGAGAAGATGGTGGACCTCCACGTTCGCATCTTCGGCGAGCGCGCGGACCCCGACCGCAGAGAGGAGCGCGAAGCCCACATGGCGGCGTTCTTCGAGTGCACCTTCGACACCTACCTCGCGGCGCTCGACGCCGGCTACCCCGAGGCCGAGGCCCGCGAGATAACCCACGTGCAGGCCAACTTCGACTTCTACAACCACGGCTGGACCGAGATGATGGAGATTCCGGTCGACGAAATCGAGGCCCACTACGAGCGCTACGAGGAGTTCTTCGAGCGCCACGGCATCGACATCGCCGAGCCGCTCGGCGAGTTCCGCACCATCGACATCCCGGACGCGCCCGCGACGCTCGACAAACTCGACGACCCCGACCACCCCCACGCGGAGGGCGGCTTCGCCGACGACGTGTACGTCGAGGACGACTCGGGCGAGGTCGGCGTCGGCGGGGCCGACGAGCCCGAAGACGTGGACGTGTCGGCCGCGCCGGGGATGCAGGACGTCGACAGCACCGACGAGAAGACCGCGTAG
- a CDS encoding TetR/AcrR family transcriptional regulator: protein MSADETPDQSVPAEVHEELMAATYRALCAHGYADLTMQRIADEAGKSKSLLHYHYGTKQELLVAFLGYLFDRFEERVAATEGDAPETRLRILLDKMVPDGDDDGDYDRFGLALNELRTQAPYVEAYREQIARNEAVIRRRFADIIREGIEQGHFREVDADRTASLLFAALDGARLQRVAVTDPSGTETASQSASDAPTEVRAALDEFVVENLVREEGDE from the coding sequence GTGAGTGCAGACGAAACGCCGGACCAGTCGGTCCCCGCCGAGGTCCACGAAGAACTGATGGCCGCGACCTACCGGGCGCTGTGCGCCCACGGCTACGCGGACCTGACGATGCAACGAATCGCCGACGAGGCCGGAAAGAGCAAGTCCCTCCTCCACTACCACTACGGGACGAAACAGGAACTGCTCGTCGCGTTCCTCGGCTACCTGTTCGACCGCTTCGAGGAGCGGGTCGCCGCGACCGAGGGCGACGCCCCCGAGACCCGCCTCCGGATCCTCCTCGATAAGATGGTCCCCGACGGCGACGACGACGGCGACTACGACCGCTTCGGACTCGCCCTCAACGAACTGCGGACGCAGGCCCCGTACGTCGAGGCCTACCGCGAGCAGATCGCCCGCAACGAGGCGGTCATCCGCCGCCGCTTCGCCGACATCATCCGCGAGGGCATCGAGCAAGGCCACTTCCGCGAGGTCGACGCCGACCGAACCGCGTCGCTCCTCTTCGCCGCGCTCGACGGCGCGCGCCTCCAGCGCGTCGCCGTGACCGACCCCTCGGGAACCGAGACGGCGAGCCAGTCCGCCTCCGACGCGCCCACCGAAGTCCGCGCCGCGCTCGACGAGTTCGTCGTCGAGAACCTCGTGCGCGAGGAGGGTGACGAATGA